GGATCTGTGAGAAGCCTTTTTGCAAAATAAGGATACGAAGCAGCCAGCACTTTGAAATTAGGATCCGCATAAATTGCCAATCCCTCCAGTACTGTCAGTGACCTCAGTATCAATGCATAATATGGTGGAACTGCAAGCAGTATGAACAGCCAAGTCATTTTCTTCATGAAAAAAATTATTGTCCAAGATTCACTCTCTACATCTGTATGAATCCCTTGTGGGATTTTAAAATTGATTTGCTAACTCAACTGTAACGAGCCCTGACTCAAGTTAGCAATTTATCTATCCTGGTTTTCAAGATTGAAGTTTGCAATTCTTAGTGTAGTCACCTACAGCTACAAAATTTACAGCTTAAAACCTTAAGCCAAGGAACATCGGGACTCACCGTTAAACGGATATTGGTATAAAACAGCACCCAAACCGTCCACAATCGTTTTGAAGTTGAGTTCACTCACAGTTGAATTAAGCGCATCATCAAAGAAGTTCCTCAGTGCTGGCACAATTGGAGAAACATCTACATCCGGTGACAAGAAGTCCAGAGCATAGTAATCGTTAGCCATAGCTTCATAATCCCGATTGACCATGTGAACTACGTGACCTATAATAGCAAATCGTGCATCTTCTGGCGTCTCACTCATCATCCCAAAATCAAGGAAAGCAAGCTTCCCATCTGGGGTTGCTAGGAGATTACCCGGATGAGGGTCTGCATGAAAATAACCATATTCAAGCAGCTGTCTAAGACTACACTGAATCCCCGTGTTTACCAGATCCAAGACTTTCAATCCTTGTCCTTCTATAGCTTCTTGTTCATTAAGTTTGACACCATTTACCCAGTCCATTGTTAATACTTTCCCAGCAGTGTATTCCCAGAAAATATCAGGTACAAGAACTTCTACTTTATCTGCATATAGCTTTTTAAATCGCCTAGCATTTTTTCCTTCCTGCACAAACCTGTTACAGTTAGCATTCACCCACAAGAGAGAGAAGGTTGTAACCGAAAAAAGTGTTCTCACAAGGTTTCACGACTATATACACATAGGAAATAAAGGGAGTAAACTAACCTGAACAtaattgagttcttgaaaaactcTACAAGCAAATTCGTCTATAAGAGCAACTACATCACTGGTTATAACGTCGACGTATTTATTAATGAAGATCCCCACACCCCTTATCAAGAAGAAGTCCAGTCCAATAGCTTCTTCAATACCAGGACGCTGAACCTTCACAGCAACCATCTGTCCAGTCTTTTTTAATCGAGCTTTATAAACTTGACCCAAACTTGCTGCTGCAATTGGGGACGGAGATATTGATGAGTAAACGGATTCCATAGGTAACCCCAATTCTCTCTCGATGCATGCAAATGCTTCTGTATCCGGAAACGTCGGAAGAGCGTCCTGTCCAATCAAATTGTTCGGAGAAGGTTGATATAGACATAAAACTGTACTTATAACTACAACAAGGAAAAAAATAACTACAACGGAGCTTTCTAGTCATTATTATTCTCGTTGAATTCATAAATGCCCATAAAAGTACAAGTACTAACACCAGCTTAGATCTCCCATCTTCAACTTCCATCAGATCTCTAGTTCCCACTAATCCAATAGCTGGCGTAGTTCTTCATTGATATCACATAATACAAAACTATATGTACTATAAGAGCAGAGAAACTACTATCCTGATTCATTGACAAAACATACAATTTCCTTCTACATGGTTTGAGCTCCGAAGCAACCTGTTATCTATCCATAGGCATTAGGCAATAACAGATAGCTACTGGCTGTTTGCCTGTTTcccttcctctctttttttcgaTCATAGGAAAAACTTGTTCAGTGTCTCTCATTTCATTGACATGATAATATACATTGGAATAGTATTTGCTAAACTTAGCCTGAACAAGCAAATGAGGTCTTTTGTTTCAAACAAACTAAGGGTCTGCCtaaaaaaaatttgatgaatGTGACTTTAGATTTTCGAAAACGAAGAGAAATGCAGTTGATTTACCTGTAATTCCGAGAGTTCATCAAGATACTCAGGAGGGCAAAGGTCTGGTCTTGTAGATAATCCTTGCCCAATTTTAACAAAAGTAGGTCCCAATCTTGTAAGAGTCTTCCTCAATTCAACAGCTCTCATCCTCTTATTACGATCAAGCTGACCATTCCTTTGATCCAACAATACATTTACTGCAAAACCACCAAGCCCTACCAAAATCTCTACTGTTCTCCGCACCACCTACTCAAATTCAATTCAAAATAACAGAAAATGAATTCAATTCAAAGAGAGAAAGTAGACAGTAAGGAGAGAAGGAGTAAAACCTTAAGAGGACTATCGCTGTATTTAAGAGAAAGAAGTTCAGGACTATAAACAGTAGCACCAGCAGCACGAGCCATAGCTTGAGCTTCAGCTTGCATATCATCTGCCCTAGAAATTTTATTTGTTGAGACAGAATTTGGTTCAATTACTTGTACAGCATAACTATTACTATTATTTCCTCTTGTAATTGATGCTGGTCTTGATTCTACAACTGCAGCTCTTATCAATGGTCTGGCTTTAAATCTTTTCTTTGAATTTATTGATGATTTTGGTCTTGATATTGTTATTGTTGGTGTtgacgatgatgaagaagaaaaagatgtgaTCATCTTGAATCTAATTCAAGAAATTTACAAACTTTTTGAAGAATCAATCGAGAAGAAGAAACTTAAAACGGAAAATGAAAACGGAAACAAAATAAGCCCGATATTTTAAGAAATCTACTGGTTCACAACCAACCAACGTTTAGTTACGTTTCTTGTTCATCCAATACTACTGAATCACTCACTACTTGTACAACCGAAATCAGTTATATTAACCTACTTTAAAGTGGGTTAACAAAAACGACGACTTTCTAACGGTGTAACGGCCCGAAACTGTTACGAGTTAAAAAAATGATCTATATAACGATCTGTAGATTCTGTACTCATCATAACCTGACTtgtttattttttgggttaaagtgGAAAGTTCCTTGTACTTCAAATTGTTACACTTAACCTCAATTGATATCTCAATATCATGAACATTAAAAATGATCATTAAGTTACAAAGTTTAAATGTAATTATAGCTGAAAAACCAAGACCAATCAAAAATATGTTTCTTCCTTAGTACCAAACTCAATCTGCATTAAAAGTTTACTACATGACTAATTCTAGTTCTTTTTAATCTGAACGGACTAGTAATGGTGACTACTAGTATAAATCACAAACTCTCACGCCAGAATTAAATCCACTGACTGGAGATGAACATCATGTATAAGATTGCGAACGTGCTCTTGAGTAGGAGGAATATGTGCAAGAACATCTTAAAATGGTTCATTGTTGCACGTAGTTTGATTGAACAGAGAAACCCACCCTGGGCCACAAGCTTTTTGCATTACTGTGGTCGCATTCTACTATTCTCAGCAGCTCTCACTTGAAAGAAGTATGGATGGGCCTGAAACGAAAATATCACGAAACAAATAAATCAGgaaaatatataaaacaaaaaaaatatatatctagAGCTTTAGGGTGTAAATGTGAAGCAGTGATCTTCTAGATATTTGTTTGAttggaaaaaaaatcttcaagGTATTTGGTCAAACACAAACAATATTATTTTCATGCAATCTAATAACATGCGTATAATGCCAAGGAGTTCATGTTAAAAGTTTATAAATGCATATCTACATGTATCTCAAGCTAAAGTACGCACAGAATCAGGTTTGATAAGCACACAAGTTACTGGCAATGCGTAAATAttcttttggtttttcttttagaTTGGCTGTTGGCACTGTAAGCATTAAAATATAGATGGAAACGCCTAATGTAGACTACTGAAGATTTGCTGCCCACGAGATCAATGAGTACGGGGTACCAAGTAATAATTAAAAAAGAAGTTCACTGGAAAAACTGGAAATACTTGATACTAGTCAATGATTCGTATATAGTACCATGGCTTCTTTTGCTGTAAGCCTGTCCTGGTGATCATAGCGAAGAAGTTTGTCAAGAAAGTCGAGGGTCTGCATATTCAAGACAAACCAAGTATTTCGTTAATAGCTAATTACGGCGAGTCAGTGACAGACACCTGAAGAACAAATCTCCATGACGATAGCCAGATCACCCAAATATTTAATCTATTGCACACCAAAGGAACTGACCTCTGGAGATACTAGATGCTGATTATCTGCATTGATAAATTTAGACCATGGTTTCCTGCTGTGCCTGCATGAAAATGTCAAAGAATTTGTCGAGATTAGCACTTCTGTTCTTGAATGTGAATAACACTTTAAACTCCTTCTACACACTTTCTAAACAGTGAACTCCAGCTATCGAGGTTACTATCTCAGATATTGAACAGCACACGTTCTCAAAAAACAGACAAGATACCAGGACTAGACAGACTGTCAAAAAGGAAATAAATAATGGCAAAAATACCTTCCTACAAGAGCATCAAGCTGGGGATCAAGTTCCAAGCGATATTTGTTTAAATATGCATTTAACTCGTCTGTTCCGAGTACCTGAAGAATAATGACATCAGCACCAAAGGTCCAAAACTATTAGTCAGGCGAGCACGTCATGGAATACAATATCTTGATCACAATAAGGGCATGTTGTTGTGATAGAGGGTGACTGAAGATGGCACTAGATGAAGTAAGTGGTAGTGATAAAGTTATAACAGCATCCAACTGACAGAGCAACAAAATAACATGTGTGTGGCTCATAACATAGTGTATCAATCTTTACTGGTAGAACTTTGCTTTATGTTAATGTGGTATTAATTTTCTTAACTCATTTAGTAAAGCACGAGAATAAAATTACCCTGGCAATTTTGACAAGTTGGTCATGGTTGTCATGACCGTAAAAGAATGGCTCCTTGCGAAATATCTGCagaaacacacacgaatttaaaATTTGGGGGAAATATATGCTTAAAGCAACTAAAGTTTGGTTAAAAACAAAATAGCATTTTCTTCTGAAGAGATTCTCACCATTCCTGCAAACATACACCCGAGGCTCCACAAGTCCAAAGAATAGTCATAGTCTTGCAGgtcaacaaggagttcggggccTTTAAAGTATCTGGATTAAGGGTAAATGTTGTTAACCATCAAGCAGAGTGTGCTaagacgaaaatcaaaagatggcGCAACACATTAAAATATTGCACAGACAATCCAGTATGGCGATATATATGTAGACAAAGAGATGGTATGTTGCCTAGATGGTTTAGGTTGTCTAAGAAGGTCTACCTTGATGCCACACGAACATTGTATTCCTTGCCAGGATGATAAAACTCAGCAAGACCCCAGTCTATCAAACGAAGTTTCCGCAGCTCATGATCTATCATAACATTGTGTGGTTTGACATCCCTATGCATAATTCCTTGTGAGTGACAGTAATCTAAAGCCTGCAACCATAAGCCAAAATGAGTTAAGTATGCAACGTGTAATAGTACAAATGATAACCATGACAATATATGCAGTCATAATTCAGATGGATACTAAGGTAAGCATTTTCATTTTCACATGACTGATTTAGCAAGTGAGCATAATTTTGTGACAATCACTATGGCATCATATGTCCAGATTTCTGATGGTACTTAGGGTTCATAGGACAACAGTATTACATCTTCAATTTCAAAACATACTGGGTTACATTACCCACCCAGAAAGAATTAGGTTCACATGACAACAATATTACATATTCATCTTCTGAATTACACTCAGCCTCCTATTCATAGGTCTAGTCATATGTTACAAACGGTCAGAACTTTTTCTGGACTGATACTGTTGCCATTGTCAAACCCCATGCTCAAACCACTGATGGTCCTCAGTACCCACACAAATGGGTTGGTCAATAACTATGGCACCATCCAAAGAGAATGCAGGGTAAAGGTTTGAGCTGATGATAATGTGACACCTAAGATACTGCGATTCTCTTTTTTTTGTAATCCTAAAAGCAAGCaaacagcacaagaaacaagTAGATTAAGAACCTTGAGAAGCTCATATATGTAGTAGCGTATGTCATAATCCGTTAGTGTGGGGTACAGAACTTTGAAATCTGTGCTGTTCACATATTCAAATATCAGGCTAGGAGTTTTTGAGTGCTGGTCCCTGACAATGTCAAGCAGCTTCACGATATTAGTGCCCCCACAGAGATTCTGAAGTATTTTTATCTCCCTCTTTATCTGAATAGTaggacaatgaagaaaacaaacaTTAAAATCTGATTCCTCTTTCATAAAGAATAAAACCGAAGCAGTTGAAGACTCCTAACTGAATAAAAGCTTCAAAAATGTAGGTAGAAGATACATGACCCATGTTTCTAAAAGGTAGAAAAGCGACTTAACATGAATCTGAAATTGAAATCTTGTCATGGAAAGGTTAAATTTTTACCTTCTTTTTCTTGACAGGCTTGAGGATCTTGATGATGCACTTCTCATTGCTAGTAGCATTTATACCTTCAAAAACCTCACTGTATTTTCCCCTTCCTACTTTTCGAACAACTTCATAGTCATCTTGATCACTGAACAcaataataaaagaaaagaacACATAAAAATATGTAAAACCTAATCACTCTTACAGCTGCAAAAATTagtaagaacaaaaaaaatacgcCAACTTGAGGCAAATATAGCAATCAACAGCTTCAATTTTATTGGTTCTGGTGATTAACAGATCTAAATGAATTAAATTTCTCAATAGACATTTAAAACAAATTGAAAATCTTAGAAAAGCAATTATATCCAGCTGATTTGCAAAAATCAAATTCACTTTTAACCAAATAATCAACATGCTTGAAATCGACTAAAACTTTCAATTTTACATAAACATATATCAGAAACTGAAACTCTTGATCTCGATGAAAAGAAAGAGAGATTGAAATTACCCCCATTGGACAGCAAGAGATTCGTAATCCCAGTATTCTTTAGGTCGTTGAACATTAATGTCTGTGTAAACTCGAGCCTTTGACATGGTGTTGAAACTCAGTTCTCCCCCAAATCTTCAACTCGggaaaaaaataaagagaagaagaaggggGAAGTGTTGATAGTGAAAGTGAGGCCGAAGTGGAATCTTACGGTCCTCTACAGTCTACGCCAACTTGTGTTGCGCAAACAAAGGATGGAGTCGGACCTCACCTGCCAGATTCAACTCGTATCTGGGAcggctattttttttatttttttttaagaaaacttaggcTGACCCAGGAATGGAATACAACATATTGCAAGTGGTGTCATTGTTTAGGCAAATATCTGACCCAGTGCTTAGGTTCTTACAGACAATAGTTATGTTTAGAGCTTGTAAATTTTGGATTCTATGGAGAAGTTTAAGACCTGTTAAAACAAAAGTTACAGGATTAATGTTTAAAGTGTTTCCATCATTCAAAAGCTGCCTTTCCCTGTGAAAGTTTCTGCTGAATCTTCCTTTTATGGCTTTGATGTAGAGAGCATTGAAGTGTTTCAGGATTTCATTTGTTTCAGCATGTATCTCGATATTCATGTGCTGTTTTTCTTCCGCCCATCCAAAAGCTAGTTCTGCTCCTCCTGTGGCTCCTTCTGCTCCCCATTGGCCTGTGTGTCCTCTACTATCAACATAGTTTCCTGCAAAATCTGTAACAGTCAGTGCAGAGAAGAACTGAGAGCTATTAGGATCCTGTATAGTGCAGATTTTGATTATGTAGCCAAAATACTGCTTTGGCTGATGAATCCCAACATGGGAAACAGTTTCAGCTCTTTGGGAACCACTATCAGAGAGAAGACCCTGAGTGTTCAGAGCATGGTTAGGCAGATTGTGAATCCTGTTATAGTcatataagtgttgttgaatgcTAATAAAGGTTTTCTTAGCATTGGGTGTGATGTTTTGAAAGACCAgatcacatctagctttccataTAAACCAGCAAGTAGTTGCATAGATGCTGATGTTCTCACTGGTGctagtttgttgaaaccaagtattgaaccaatccatgaaagGTGTTTGATGGTTAAACAAACCATGGATTTCACTTAACATATGCTGCCAAACATCAGCGGCAACTGGGCAATTAAGAAACATATGTGTCATTGTCTCCTCCCCATttttgcatattttgcatatgggATCAATATAGTGAAGAATGCTTGCAGTTTTAGCATTAGTTGGGAGGATTTCATGGGCACATTTCCAGAGAAAGATTTTGATAGCAGGTGTAACTTCCAAACTCCACATAGCTCTCCAGTCTCTTGTTGCATGGTCAATTCTGTAGAGATTTTTTATTTTGGCTTTGTACAAAGCTTTAACAGAGAATTTGCCTGTGTTGTTAAGCCTCCGTTACATATTGTCCTCTTCCCTTGAGTGTATTTCAAGAGCAGTGATAACTTGAGTAATAGCAGGACTAAAGATTTGTTGAATAAGCTGGATGTTTCACTCATTTTGATCAGTCATTAAGTGAACTAGCAGCTGAATATCATTGGAGCAGTTGGCTGGTTTTGTGAGCTTATCAGTTGAGTTAGGTATCCATATATCTTCCCAGATTCTTATTCTGTTGCCATTGCCTATTCTCCAGGCACAGTATTGCTGGATATTTTGAATACCTTCCAGAtccctttccatatccaagaatcaCCATCTTTAGCTTTGGTATTCATGTTTAGCACATTTCTTCCTATTAGATATTTAGCATCCATCAATTGAAACCATATGAAGTCTTTATCCTGTTCCAGTCTCCACcctatttttgttatcatggagcTATTGAAGAGTTCCATATTCATAAAGCCTAATCCACCAAGATCCTTAGGCTTGCAAACAACAGTCCAAGCTTTAGGATAGTAGCCTGTGGGGTTTTCCAGATTCTTTCCCCATAAGAAATCCCTTTGAAGCTTGTTCATATCTTGACAAGTTTGTTTTGGTAGTCTGAAACAGTTCATTTGGTAAATACTGGCTATGGAGGTGACTGACTTTATTAACACTTCTCTTTCAGCTGGATTTAAGGGAGAGTTCTTCCAACTTGAGAGCCTTATCTTCATCTTATCCACTCCtggtctgaatgattgaatctttcTTTTGTTAGTGAAAAGAGGAGAGCCTAAGTATTTGTCATTTAAaggaagaacttgaactcctagCATGTTGCAGATAGTAGGCATTAGAGCTGGATCAGTGTCTTTGCTGAAGAAGGCACCAGATTTGTTGAAGTTGATGAGCTGACCAGAAGTTTCTCCAAAAATGTTGAGGATATCCTTGAGATTTATGGCTTCAGTTGTATTGGATTTGCATAAGAccatacaatcatcagcaaagaggAGATGGTTTATTGATGGGGCATTCTTGCAAATTTTTACTCCAGCAATGATGCCCAAGTCTTCAACATGAGATAGAGTTCTAGAAAGGGCTTCCATACAGAAAAGGAATAGATATGGGGATAAGGGGTCCCATTGTCTAAGCCCTCTTGAGGGTTTGAAGAAAGTATCTGGAGAACCATTTATTAGGACAGCTGCAGTAGTGGTGGAAATGCATTGCATAATCTTGTTGCACCAGGCAGAGTTGAAGCCAATTTTTGTCATAATGGAATGAAGAAATTTCCAATCAACTCTATCAAAATCTTTTgtcatatcaatcttgatccccATGCTTCTTTTATTACCTTTGATACCTCTTCTGGTTCTCATGGAGTGAATAATTTCATGGGCAATAGCTATATTGTCAGCAATTTGTCTTCCAGGTATAAAAGCAGACTGGTATGGGGAGATGATTTTGTTTAGATATGGTTTCATTCTTTGAGCTAAGAGTTTGGATATGATTGTGTAGGTGGTGTTGTAGAGGCTAATGGGTCTGAAGTGATTAGGACTAGAATGGTTATCAATTTTGGGTATCATGGATATAAAGGTAGAATTCATTTCTTTGAGGAGATGCACAGATATGAAGAAATGTTGAACCATTTTAACCAAGTCGTCTCCCACTATGTCCTAATTGTCTTGAAAGAAGTTTGGTGGGAAACCATCTGAACCTGAAGCTTTATCTTTAGCCATACTGAAAAGGATAGCCTTGACTTCTTGTTTGTCAGGGATTTTGTTGAGATTGTTGTTGTCAGAGTTGGTTATGGAAGTAGGGATGAGGTTCATAATTTCATGGTTCATAACAGGGGATTCAGCATTGGCCATCTTGGTGAAATGGTTGGTGAAACATTGCTTTATTTCTTGGTAATCCTCAGTCCAGTTTCCATAACTATCTTGTATAGAGTCAATTTTATTTCTTCTTATTCTGCATTTAGTAGCTCTGTGGAAGTAATTAGTATTCTTGTCCCCCAACTTGATGAACTGATATCTGCTTTTGGTTTTCCATAATTTTTCTTCAATGTCTTGCCAATCTCTGAGAACTTGCATTGCAGTTTTTATAGCTTCACTTCTGTTATGATTGAAGTAGTTTCCTTGTAACCAATGGAGATGTTGTTTGCttttttcaatattagttttgATGTTGTCATACACTTCTTTGTTCTAAACATTTTGTCTCATCTTGATGTCTTTAAGCTTTCTGGCTATAAGGAAAGCACTAGAACCAGACAAATTTCTCTGCCAACATTCAGCAATGATATCCTTAAAATCCTTATGATCCAACGAAGG
This DNA window, taken from Papaver somniferum cultivar HN1 chromosome 3, ASM357369v1, whole genome shotgun sequence, encodes the following:
- the LOC113356638 gene encoding protein ACTIVITY OF BC1 COMPLEX KINASE 3, chloroplastic-like, with translation MITSFSSSSSSTPTITISRPKSSINSKKRFKARPLIRAAVVESRPASITRGNNSNSYAVQVIEPNSVSTNKISRADDMQAEAQAMARAAGATVYSPELLSLKYSDSPLKVVRRTVEILVGLGGFAVNVLLDQRNGQLDRNKRMRAVELRKTLTRLGPTFVKIGQGLSTRPDLCPPEYLDELSELQDALPTFPDTEAFACIERELGLPMESVYSSISPSPIAAASLGQVYKARLKKTGQMVAVKVQRPGIEEAIGLDFFLIRGVGIFINKYVDVITSDVVALIDEFACRVFQELNYVQEGKNARRFKKLYADKVEVLVPDIFWEYTAGKVLTMDWVNGVKLNEQEAIEGQGLKVLDLVNTGIQCSLRQLLEYGYFHADPHPGNLLATPDGKLAFLDFGMMSETPEDARFAIIGHVVHMVNRDYEAMANDYYALDFLSPDVDVSPIVPALRNFFDDALNSTVSELNFKTIVDGLGAVLYQYPFNVPPYYALILRSLTVLEGLAIYADPNFKVLAASYPYFAKRLLTDPNPYLRDALIELLFKDGKFRWNRLENLLVQGSKDRDFDAKDALQPVLKLLLGPDGEELRNLVIKEAIRVNEAIVLGTVIDTYNSIPQFMRTFIPNGNGAGLAMNSSEQQSMLQLRDQVLRIWALLQSSEGFNPSMLQPIVQILQEREARDFGGRVVGGITQRLAARLLQQVLRTPTTAPTPTS
- the LOC113356639 gene encoding casein kinase II subunit alpha-2-like gives rise to the protein MSKARVYTDINVQRPKEYWDYESLAVQWGDQDDYEVVRKVGRGKYSEVFEGINATSNEKCIIKILKPVKKKKIKREIKILQNLCGGTNIVKLLDIVRDQHSKTPSLIFEYVNSTDFKVLYPTLTDYDIRYYIYELLKALDYCHSQGIMHRDVKPHNVMIDHELRKLRLIDWGLAEFYHPGKEYNVRVASRYFKGPELLVDLQDYDYSLDLWSLGCMFAGMIFRKEPFFYGHDNHDQLVKIARVLGTDELNAYLNKYRLELDPQLDALVGRHSRKPWSKFINADNQHLVSPETLDFLDKLLRYDHQDRLTAKEAMAHPYFFQVRAAENSRMRPQ